The genomic window TAGATAATGATTCACTTAAAGATGAGTCCTGAGTTATGAGGCGTAAATTTTTATTAAATGCCTTACATACATATTCGGCAACTCTCTTTGTTGCACCCATGATGCTTGTGGGCCTCACAGCTTTATCTGTTGAGATCATGATAAACTTTTCCACTCCATGGTCAACAGCAGTTCTGGCAAGGTTATATGTCCCCAGGATGTTAACCTTAACTGCTTCTTTAGGATTATATTCCATCATCGGCACATGTTTGTATGCAGCAGCGTGAAAAACAATCTGCGGTTTATATTCTTCAAAAACTTCACTCAATCTTGTTTCGTCCCTTACATCACCGGTTATGTAATATACCTGTCCGGACAGATGAGGGAAAAGTCTTTGGAGTTTAAGGCCCAAATTATGCAATTCAGTCTCATCAATATCAAAGAGAATCACTTCTTCAGGATGAAAAGCACATACCTGGCTGACAATCTCAGTCCCTATCGACCCCCCCGCACCAGTTACAATTACCGATTTGCCTTTTAAAAAATTTCCTATTTCTTCGTAATCAATAGTAACAGATTGACGGCCTACAAGGTCTTCTATACTGATATCCTCAAGACCTTTCAGGTTTATGTCCGGTTTATCAAAGTTATAAATATGCGGGACTATTTTTATTGTACCTACATTTAATTCATTGGCTGAATTGTATACTTCCTTAAGAATTTTATGGTTTAAAGAAGGTATCGCTACAATTATCGCATCGGCGCTGTGTTTTAAAATGATGTCTTTAAGTTTATCTGTTGTTTCAAGCACTTTTACTCCATGAATATATGTCCCTACCTTGGTTTTGTCATCATCGAGAAATCCGACAGGATAAAATTCATTAAAGTTGTTACGTGCCATATCCCTTATAAGCATCTCGCCGGTGTTGCCGGCACCAAGAATGATAGTCTTTTTACTTTGTTTGGCAGGCTTTTGTTTACGTATAACCTCCAAATAGATTCTTTTAGATATTCGTAATCCGGATATGAGAAAAACAGAAACAATACTATCCTCAAGAATAATTCTTTTGGGAAAGCCCTCTATAGATAAGTTTAAATGCAAAAATGACATGGGAAGACTTAGTATCATTAACACAATTGCTGAAAAAACAAGTGCAAACAGAATATTTACAAGTTCAAATATACCCACGTATCTCCATATCATTCGGTATATTTTGAATATAATGAATGAAATGAATTTAATTACTATAAAAAATGGCAGCACCCCCAATATCAGGCTTATATAAGGAACATTGTATTCAAAATCAAAGTGGAACAGAAAAGAAAGAAAAAGAGACAAAGTAATTAATGCATTATCAAAAAAAAGAAAGAATAAAAAACGCTTGGTATGCGAAGGTTTTGTTAAATTCATATGTTTAGTGATTAACCCCTTCTGTTTTTATAACTTTATAAAGTGTCAGCCATATTATTTTAAGATCAAAATAAAAGGATTGATTCTTAAGATAATACTCATCATATCCTACTTTTATTGGAATAGGCAATTCATCTCTTCCATTAATTTGCGCCCATCCGGTAATACCTGGTACAAGTTTATGAACACCCTTTTTAGTTCTTAATTCAACAAGGTCATCCTGGTTATATAAGGCAGGTCGTGGTCCCACAAAACTCATATCTCCGATAAGTACACTCCATAACTGTGGAAATTCATCCAGACTTAACTTTCGCAGAAAAGGCCCGATAGGTGTAAGATATTTATCAGGATTCTCCAGAAGATGTGTAGCAACATCCGGTGTATCTATCCGCATAGTCCTGAATTTCGGCATCTTAAAGATGCTGTTATCGCGCCCTACGCGGTCTGACCAGTATAGTACAGGTCCTTTTGAAGTTAGTTTGATCAACACTGCGATGAAGACCGCAGGCAGGCACAGGACAAAATGCAGAGTGAACGCAATTACAGCATCAAAGTACCGTTTCATTTTATGCCGTTTTCATCACTATGCGCACCGTACGCCTTTAGTAATCCATCGGAGAGGGTGTATCGAGGCTCGTAGTTCAAAATTCTTCTGGCTTTAGAAATGTCAAAAATGGTGTTAGTGACAAGTTTTTTCAGCGATGAAATACTAAGAAAAACTTTCTTGCCAAAAATCCTCGTTATTCTATTAAACAACTTTAATGCTAGGATTACTGCACCGATTGGAAAACGTATAGACACAACTCTCTTGCCCATTGCGCCTTCAATGGCTTTAATGGTTTGATTCATCGAATATGGTTCGCTGTCGCTTAAGATAAAAGTCTGATTGTATGACATCTCATTACAAATAACTTTTAAGATTCCTTCGGCTAAATTGTCAACATATACAAAACTTTTTAAATTATTTCCATTGCCGAAGATTGGTACAAAGCCTCTTTTCGCAACGCTGACCAGTTTATTGATGTTCCCTCTGTCGTATTTTCCGTAAACCGTAGTGGGCTGAATAATCGTGTATTTTGTTGTGCAATCATGACTATTTTTTATATATTCTTCAGCTTTAAGCTTCGAAACAGCATAAGGAGTCCGCGGATCAACCAAAGAACCTTCATCCAGAACACTTTCTACCTCCTCCCCATATACCGCAACGCTGCTTACAAAAATGAATTGTTCTGTGCCATAACTCTGCGAAAGATCAAATAAATCACAAGTAGCTCTGCAATTCACTTCCATGCACTCTTCAAGAGTCGCTTCAGGATTATGGACAATCCCGGCCAGATGAACCACTATATTAAAATTGGCGGCAGCAAATATTTCCTCCATGCTCTTTCTGTCACAAATATCTCCAAATACAATTTTTAAATTTTCAATGTTTTTAATCTTGTCTGTATCGCTTTTATCCAATGCCAATGCTGTAACTTCGTAACTGGAATTCACTAAAATTCTTACTAATACGTTGCCTATACAACCGTTAGCTCCAGTCACGAGAACATTATTCATAGACATTGTATCTATTTGGAAAAAAACTGCTTTGTGCGAGATAAAAGCTTAGTGGTACAAAACAACGTAAGCGATAAGGTAATATTATTCTTTTTGTATGAATTAAGAATTTCAATATTCTGCTTTACAATATTAGTGATGGATTGATTTGTCACA from Pseudomonadota bacterium includes these protein-coding regions:
- a CDS encoding nucleoside-diphosphate sugar epimerase/dehydratase, whose product is MGIFELVNILFALVFSAIVLMILSLPMSFLHLNLSIEGFPKRIILEDSIVSVFLISGLRISKRIYLEVIRKQKPAKQSKKTIILGAGNTGEMLIRDMARNNFNEFYPVGFLDDDKTKVGTYIHGVKVLETTDKLKDIILKHSADAIIVAIPSLNHKILKEVYNSANELNVGTIKIVPHIYNFDKPDINLKGLEDISIEDLVGRQSVTIDYEEIGNFLKGKSVIVTGAGGSIGTEIVSQVCAFHPEEVILFDIDETELHNLGLKLQRLFPHLSGQVYYITGDVRDETRLSEVFEEYKPQIVFHAAAYKHVPMMEYNPKEAVKVNILGTYNLARTAVDHGVEKFIMISTDKAVRPTSIMGATKRVAEYVCKAFNKNLRLITQDSSLSESLSINGFEQSDMRCSYTKFISVRFGNVLGSRGSVLPLFLEQLKHGGPLTVTHKDMKRYFMTIPEAVSLVLQASTMGEGGEVFVLDMGEPVNITDIAEELIRIHGLEPYKDIDIIFTGLRSGEKLFEEILTAEEGTIASKHEKVFIANNSEIYSLSEMEQILQEFQTLLAEPSIRNDGKVKGILKKYVKHYEDVSS
- a CDS encoding sugar transferase, with the protein product MKRYFDAVIAFTLHFVLCLPAVFIAVLIKLTSKGPVLYWSDRVGRDNSIFKMPKFRTMRIDTPDVATHLLENPDKYLTPIGPFLRKLSLDEFPQLWSVLIGDMSFVGPRPALYNQDDLVELRTKKGVHKLVPGITGWAQINGRDELPIPIKVGYDEYYLKNQSFYFDLKIIWLTLYKVIKTEGVNH
- a CDS encoding SDR family NAD(P)-dependent oxidoreductase, with the translated sequence MNNVLVTGANGCIGNVLVRILVNSSYEVTALALDKSDTDKIKNIENLKIVFGDICDRKSMEEIFAAANFNIVVHLAGIVHNPEATLEECMEVNCRATCDLFDLSQSYGTEQFIFVSSVAVYGEEVESVLDEGSLVDPRTPYAVSKLKAEEYIKNSHDCTTKYTIIQPTTVYGKYDRGNINKLVSVAKRGFVPIFGNGNNLKSFVYVDNLAEGILKVICNEMSYNQTFILSDSEPYSMNQTIKAIEGAMGKRVVSIRFPIGAVILALKLFNRITRIFGKKVFLSISSLKKLVTNTIFDISKARRILNYEPRYTLSDGLLKAYGAHSDENGIK